The genomic stretch TAGGAGGCTCTGTTGTCGCTGATATACTTGGTTAAGAAATCTTTGCTGCTCCGTCGCGGTCACACGAACCATATGGCCGGCTCTGGTCGAGGTCGTAGGAAGATGGGGATCGCTGGTCTTTTGGAGTATGAAATGAGAAAACCCTATAGCAGGTGAAATGAATCGGGTGAAATGGGAATCCGACGAAGTGGGTCGAAGGAACCGGGGCATCACCAACACCGTTCGATTTTCTCGCTCCACATGTCATCATCTCGCGCCTTGCCGCACCAGTTCCTCACGGCAGAGGATGTTTTTCCATTAAAACCTTCCATTATTTCAATTCATTATCATAAGACAAAAGCGCCAGTGCTTTGTCATAATATCTTCAGTTATACATTTAATTTGTTCTATATTTGGACAATTCTCTACTATATATCTCATGTCCTCGGTCAATGGTAGTCACATTCCATCCTTTATTTTCATAGCTTAAATGGCTTTCATGGAGACTTTATTATCTCTGATCTATTTCCTCTCAAGTGCATTGTTACTACAGTCCGCTGCCATTCATAAAAGTCCCCAGTCCATCACCATAAGCCTCATTCACCCATTCTCTGTCCACTCACCATTCTATGTAGGGAAGAACATTACAGAAGTGCAGAAGTTTAATCTACTTATTCAAGCCACAACAGCCCGCATGCATCATCTATTCCCAGCCACAACAATGAATCAAGGAAAGTACTGGAATGGTAGCAGCGAGGTTGACGGCATAGGCGCTATAGTGGAATATACTGGTGTCTACTATGTAGCTGAGGTGGGTATTGGTTCATTTCCGCCTATTCCTGGCCCAAAGGGTCTTCCTTATTACTTGATCATGGACACTGGAAGTCACATTACTTGGGTCCAATGTGAAGGTTGCAATCCATGCTTTCCCCTTACACAGACGCCGAATTTCCCGTTCCGAAGATCTCAAAGTTACAGGTCAATTCCATGTGGTCACCGAGAGTGTCCAACTCCAAGAGGGGATTGCTATGGATCGTCCTGTGGATTCAAAGCAAGCTACGGTGATAATCATGGGCCCTTTATAAGGGGAACCATTGCAAGAGAGACCTTAACCTTCTCTTCTGATAGATTGGGAGCTACAGAGTCGTTTAACAATTTATTCTTGGCATGTGGCTTACAGAGTCACAATATGCCGTTTGCACCACCGAATAAAGTTGCTGGGATTTTGGGCTTAGGGCCTGGAGGCCCTGGACCTTCTCCCATATGGAGCCAAGTACTCAAAAAACGCTTCTCTTATTGCTTCCCTGCCTCTCCTGACACCAAATCTCGGTTATATATCGGAGAAAGTGCTAGGATGGTAGGACCACAAGTTGTGTCTACACCATTGCTGAAAGGAGTTAACCCTTCACTCTACTATGTGGAGTTGCAAGATATCAGCATTGCAGGGATTCGCCTTGGGCTCCGAGGACTATTCCTCTTTGGTGGTTGCATCATAGATACAGGATCTCCGCTTACTACACTAATTCCTAGTGCTTATGCTGTTGTGAGAAATGCTTTTATTCAATACTTCGAACATTTTGGTATGCAACCATACGGTAGTGGAAGTAGACCACGCGATGTGCCCATGTTTGATCTTTGTTTCCCTGGGGGGCCACCTGGTCTAAGGTTTCCAACTATGACATTCCATTTCAAAGGAGCTGATTTTGTTGTGCAGCCCATTGGTCTATTTGCAATAGGCGCAGATTTTGTTTGTGTTGCCCTTAAATCAGACGAAGAAACATTGATTGGAGCTTATCAGCAAACCGAGCATAAGTTCTcctttgatttggagttgggaaATACAGGAACTCTCTTCTTTGCTCCGGATAATTGTGGAGCACCTACTTAAGATTATTTCTGTCTTTTCTAAAATAGTTTGTACTCagcaatcaaaataaataatttcatttaATAACTCATCTTTTATAGTTTCATAGCCAATTTCTCTCCTTTGATTTGACTTCCATTGACTAAAGTTTTGGTTTTTTTCATGTTTGTAGGGGCCAGATCAGGCCCTATTAACTAGTGCATGTTAAACAATGCATATCCATCTATATTTGGTTTGTGCAATCGATATTGTACAGGTTTAGGTTAGGGTCTTAAGACAGGGCCAAGACAAACCCAATATTTGATAAACCTTAAATCTAATACTCAAATTAGGAATTTCTTGGAAGGTACTAGTTTTGATGCATGAGTGgtgaaaaagattttttttttgtataaaagtCAACAAAAGTATATATTGAATAAATGAAGAATTACAATCACAAAGAATGAGATAAAAAATCTATTGAATAACCTCTCTACCTTTGGCATTGCTGTCAACAAAAAggtaacccttttttttttgctagtgGATTACttcattaaaagaagaaaaagactacaaaagtacaaaactcaaaacaaactcCACTAGTCATCCCaactcccaccttcggcattgccatcagcaagagAGGAAAAGACTCAAACTAAATAAATCTAAAGTGCGGCCTTCCATCAGCATCCCTAGCAAGAATGTCCACTATATGAGACGGAAACACCACATTTTCATCCGTAATCCCATACTTTGCCGCATCTCTAGCCAGGTAGTCAGCAATCACATTCCCTTCTCTATAATTATGAGAAATTTTCCATCTAATACTA from Macadamia integrifolia cultivar HAES 741 chromosome 14, SCU_Mint_v3, whole genome shotgun sequence encodes the following:
- the LOC122060782 gene encoding aspartic proteinase nepenthesin-1-like — encoded protein: MAFMETLLSLIYFLSSALLLQSAAIHKSPQSITISLIHPFSVHSPFYVGKNITEVQKFNLLIQATTARMHHLFPATTMNQGKYWNGSSEVDGIGAIVEYTGVYYVAEVGIGSFPPIPGPKGLPYYLIMDTGSHITWVQCEGCNPCFPLTQTPNFPFRRSQSYRSIPCGHRECPTPRGDCYGSSCGFKASYGDNHGPFIRGTIARETLTFSSDRLGATESFNNLFLACGLQSHNMPFAPPNKVAGILGLGPGGPGPSPIWSQVLKKRFSYCFPASPDTKSRLYIGESARMVGPQVVSTPLLKGVNPSLYYVELQDISIAGIRLGLRGLFLFGGCIIDTGSPLTTLIPSAYAVVRNAFIQYFEHFGMQPYGSGSRPRDVPMFDLCFPGGPPGLRFPTMTFHFKGADFVVQPIGLFAIGADFVCVALKSDEETLIGAYQQTEHKFSFDLELGNTGTLFFAPDNCGAPT